GTCGTCGCCGGGGTCGGTGGCCGAGGTCGTCGCGGCCGTGGTGGTGGTCACTGGCCCTCCTCTGGCTCGAGGTGCTCGATGTGGCCCCCGGTCAGCTCCAGGAACACGTCGTCGAGGGTCGGTGTGCGAAGGGTGAGGCTGTGGACGTGGAGCCGGCTGTGGCTGAGGGCCACGGCGACGGGGCTGATGGCCGCCGCGCCGTCCGGAGCCCGCACCGTCGCCTCGCCGTCGCGGATGTTCACGTGGTGGACACCGGGCACCCCTTCGAGGGCCTCGGCGATCTGCTGGTCGGCGCCGTCGACACGGGCCACGATGAGGTCGTCGCCGATGGACCGCTTGAGCTCCTCGGGCGTGCCCTCGGCCACGATGTGTCCTTCGGAGATGATGCCGACGCGGTCGGCCAGCTCGTCGGCCTCCTCGAGGTACTGGGTCGTCAGGAAGATCGTCGTGCCCCGCTCGACGTTCAGCTTGCGCACCTCCCGCCACACGGCGACCCGGCTGGCCGGGTCGAGCCCCGTCGTGGGCTCGTCCAGGAAGATGACTTTGGGGTTGTGCACCAGCGCGGCGGCCACGTCGAGCCGGCGCTTCATGCCGCCGGAGTACGTGGCGACCCGGCGGTCGATGGCCGGGCCGATGTCGACGAGACGCAGCACGTCGTCGAGACGACGGTCGATCTCGTGGGCGTGCAGCCCGTACAGGCGACCCTGGAGCCGGAGCAGCTCCCGACCTGTCTGGCGGTCGTCCAGGGCCGCCTCCTGCAGAGCGACACCGATCCGAAGGCGCACCGCCTGGGGCTCGGAGGCGACGT
The DNA window shown above is from Acidimicrobiales bacterium and carries:
- a CDS encoding ATP-binding cassette domain-containing protein translates to MAEPAVLAEKIERSFGEVMAVAGVDLSVPEGQIYGFLGPNGAGKTTLVRMLCTLLLPTAGTARVAGYDVASEPQAVRLRIGVALQEAALDDRQTGRELLRLQGRLYGLHAHEIDRRLDDVLRLVDIGPAIDRRVATYSGGMKRRLDVAAALVHNPKVIFLDEPTTGLDPASRVAVWREVRKLNVERGTTIFLTTQYLEEADELADRVGIISEGHIVAEGTPEELKRSIGDDLIVARVDGADQQIAEALEGVPGVHHVNIRDGEATVRAPDGAAAISPVAVALSHSRLHVHSLTLRTPTLDDVFLELTGGHIEHLEPEEGQ